A genome region from Brassica oleracea var. oleracea cultivar TO1000 chromosome C2, BOL, whole genome shotgun sequence includes the following:
- the LOC106325187 gene encoding uncharacterized protein LOC106325187: MSRPIMIVFLLVILIVTSQFEWRQPLLELDAAPSLSLKHQQLAKREEAVKEKIILSQERHIQRLNDMVRSLQMQLLRCRGENETQNATETSRLNKQFIELERKPIVED; the protein is encoded by the exons ATGTCGAGGCCGATCATGATCGTCTTTCTTCTAGTCATACTCATTGTCACCTCTCAGTTTGAGTGGAGGCAACCGCTTCTTGAGCTTGATGCTGCTCCTAGCTTGTCTCTGAAACACCAGCAACTTGCAAAGAGGGAAGAAGCTGTCAAAGAGAAG ATCATCTTGTCACAAGAGAGGCATATCCAGAGGCTAAATGACATGGTACGAAGTCTTCAAATGCAGTTACTGCGATGCAGAGGAGAGAACGAGACACAAAACGCCACTGAAACCTCCCGTCTCAACAAACAGTTTATTGAGCTCGAGAGGAAACCCATTGTGGAAGACTAG